From the Cohaesibacter sp. ES.047 genome, one window contains:
- a CDS encoding ABC transporter permease, with the protein MTDNTLDLQQDEKQFSLVKDAFDRLIANKLAVVGMLLVLFLFFIAIFGPSITPYDFLSQDLLARNQGPSLAHWMGTDDLGRDICSRVIYGARTAVVVAFSTTFLSLIIGLFMGSLGGYFGGKIDAFVVWLIDITMSIPSLLLVIVINVSMKPRLVNWMDEQFLLTGNSFYRNTIWVDFVLVFGSLALIKWPKAARIIRGQILSVRNKNYVVAAEAIGVPTPKIVWKYVIPNSLGPIIVYISAALGEAMVFESSFSFLGVGVRPPIPSWGNMISDGLRVWQLYPHILAAPAAVLALVTIAFSFLGDGLNDALNPRQWK; encoded by the coding sequence ATGACCGACAACACGCTCGATCTGCAACAGGACGAAAAGCAGTTCAGTCTGGTCAAGGACGCCTTCGATCGACTGATCGCCAATAAACTCGCCGTGGTCGGCATGCTGTTGGTGCTGTTCCTTTTTTTCATCGCCATCTTTGGCCCGTCGATCACTCCGTATGACTTCCTGTCTCAGGATCTGCTTGCCCGCAATCAGGGGCCATCGCTGGCCCATTGGATGGGGACAGATGATCTAGGGCGCGATATTTGCAGTCGCGTTATCTATGGTGCTCGGACCGCTGTGGTGGTCGCATTCTCCACCACCTTCCTCAGCTTGATCATCGGCCTCTTCATGGGGTCTCTGGGTGGCTATTTCGGCGGCAAGATCGACGCCTTCGTCGTTTGGCTGATCGACATCACCATGTCTATTCCCTCATTGCTGCTGGTGATCGTGATCAACGTTTCCATGAAACCGCGCCTCGTGAACTGGATGGACGAGCAATTCCTCCTGACCGGAAATTCGTTCTACCGAAACACCATTTGGGTGGACTTTGTGCTCGTCTTTGGCTCGCTCGCACTGATCAAGTGGCCCAAGGCCGCCCGCATCATTCGCGGTCAGATCCTGTCGGTGCGCAACAAGAACTACGTGGTTGCCGCTGAAGCGATCGGTGTCCCGACGCCCAAGATCGTCTGGAAATATGTCATACCCAACTCCCTCGGCCCGATCATTGTCTATATCAGTGCCGCTCTTGGGGAAGCCATGGTCTTTGAATCGTCCTTTTCCTTCCTCGGTGTTGGCGTCCGTCCGCCCATTCCAAGCTGGGGCAACATGATCAGTGACGGGCTGAGGGTTTGGCAGCTCTACCCGCATATCCTCGCGGCCCCGGCTGCGGTCCTCGCACTTGTCACCATTGCGTTCAGTTTCCTTGGTGATGGCCTCAATGACGCGCTCAATCCACGCCAGTGGAAATAG
- a CDS encoding ABC transporter permease, with translation MGRYILFRLLKWVPSVFILLLLIYALVFFGAGDPIKLIFLQAPGDVAYDPVRVEAIRDAAGLNRPFLVQFTDYLMNIMHGNFGNSLVSGRSVNSMIMAALPVTLKLGLSAIFLLSIIGIILGVIAALNQNKFLDNLIVGFALIVWGIPVFVAGPLIIVFLVLVLDQDVPYGWSGLLSFKVIVPLLVLGLNPMALIIRQARAGVLEVLSEDFVRTARAKGIPNYQVVVKHIMRPVLTPVVSQIGLLVIATLNNSILIEKVFGLPGLGRLTETAIKSSDYPVILAIVLIFSTVVMASNLLVDISYPLLDPRAAAKKTGDE, from the coding sequence ATGGGACGCTACATCTTATTCCGACTGCTCAAGTGGGTTCCCTCCGTCTTTATTCTTTTGTTGCTGATCTATGCGCTGGTCTTCTTCGGGGCTGGCGATCCGATCAAGCTGATCTTCCTGCAGGCGCCGGGCGATGTCGCATACGATCCGGTAAGGGTGGAGGCCATCAGGGATGCAGCGGGGCTCAACCGGCCATTTCTGGTGCAGTTTACAGACTATCTGATGAACATCATGCATGGGAATTTCGGCAATTCTCTTGTCTCTGGCCGATCCGTCAATTCGATGATCATGGCCGCTCTGCCGGTAACGCTCAAACTCGGCCTGTCCGCCATTTTCCTTCTGTCGATCATAGGCATCATTCTAGGTGTCATCGCAGCGCTCAACCAGAACAAGTTTCTCGATAACCTCATCGTCGGCTTTGCGCTGATCGTCTGGGGCATTCCGGTCTTTGTTGCTGGACCCCTGATTATCGTTTTTCTCGTGCTCGTGCTCGACCAGGACGTGCCCTATGGCTGGAGCGGCCTGTTAAGTTTCAAAGTGATCGTCCCCCTTCTGGTTCTTGGTTTGAATCCCATGGCCCTGATCATTCGTCAGGCCCGCGCCGGTGTGCTCGAAGTGCTCAGTGAAGATTTTGTTCGGACTGCCCGCGCCAAGGGGATCCCCAATTATCAGGTGGTCGTCAAGCATATCATGCGACCGGTGCTCACGCCGGTGGTCAGCCAGATTGGCCTGTTGGTCATCGCAACACTCAACAACTCGATCCTGATTGAAAAGGTCTTCGGGCTGCCCGGTCTGGGGCGCCTGACCGAAACCGCGATCAAGTCTTCGGACTATCCAGTCATTCTCGCAATCGTGCTGATCTTCTCGACGGTCGTGATGGCGTCAAACCTTCTGGTGGACATTTCCTACCCATTGCTTGACCCCCGCGCAGCAGCCAAAAAGACAGGAGACGAATAA